In the Advenella kashmirensis WT001 genome, one interval contains:
- the ubiD gene encoding 4-hydroxy-3-polyprenylbenzoate decarboxylase: MKYADLRDFLKQLEKRNNLKSIQVPVQTRLEMTEISDRVLRAGGPALRFEQPLHLGRTSDMPVLTNLFGTPERVAWGMGAESVSALRDTGTLLASLREPEAPKGIREAIGTVSMLKSALWDMAPKMQRHAACQEIIWEKDEVDLSRLPIQLCWPGDIAPLITWGLVITRGPNAKRQNLGIYRQQVIGRNKVIMRWLSHRGGALDFRDHALAHPDQPFPISVALGADPATILGAVTPVPDSLSEYQFAGLLRGSRTELVKSIGNTLSVPASAEIVLEGHILPANHPDAITPDPVAGTTVPRGNGFEMALEGPYGDHTGYYNEQDWFPVFTIDRITMRNKPIYHSTYTGKPPDEPAVLGVALNEVFVPLLQKQLPEIVDFYLPPEGCSYRLAVVSIRKQYAGHAKRVMFGVWSILRQFMYTKFIVVVDDDIDARDWKEVIWAMTTRMDPVRDTVLVENTPIDYLDFASPESGLGGKMGMDATNKWPGETHREWGTPIAMDQDVRLRIDALWQDLGLDT; the protein is encoded by the coding sequence GTGAAATATGCGGATCTGCGGGATTTTCTGAAGCAACTGGAAAAGCGGAATAATCTCAAATCCATTCAAGTGCCGGTACAAACCCGGTTGGAAATGACCGAAATCAGTGACCGGGTGCTGCGTGCCGGTGGCCCGGCGTTGCGTTTCGAACAGCCCCTGCACCTGGGGCGCACATCGGACATGCCGGTACTGACTAATTTGTTTGGCACCCCGGAACGCGTGGCCTGGGGCATGGGCGCCGAATCAGTCAGTGCCCTGCGCGATACGGGCACACTGCTGGCCAGCCTGCGCGAGCCCGAAGCGCCCAAAGGCATTCGCGAAGCTATCGGTACCGTATCCATGCTCAAGTCTGCACTCTGGGACATGGCGCCGAAAATGCAACGCCATGCAGCGTGCCAGGAAATTATCTGGGAAAAAGACGAGGTCGACTTATCACGCCTGCCAATCCAGCTGTGCTGGCCTGGCGATATCGCCCCGCTGATCACCTGGGGTCTGGTGATCACCCGCGGGCCCAATGCCAAACGCCAGAATCTGGGGATTTACCGACAGCAAGTCATTGGCAGAAACAAAGTTATCATGCGCTGGTTATCCCATCGTGGCGGCGCACTGGACTTTCGCGATCACGCCCTTGCCCATCCGGACCAGCCCTTCCCCATTTCCGTGGCGCTGGGCGCCGATCCGGCCACCATTCTGGGGGCGGTCACACCGGTGCCCGACAGCCTGTCCGAATACCAGTTCGCGGGACTGCTGCGCGGCTCGCGCACCGAACTGGTCAAGTCAATAGGCAATACGCTTTCGGTGCCTGCTTCTGCAGAGATCGTACTTGAGGGGCATATTCTGCCGGCGAACCACCCCGACGCCATCACACCAGACCCCGTGGCAGGCACGACAGTCCCGCGCGGCAACGGATTCGAAATGGCGCTCGAAGGCCCTTATGGCGACCATACAGGTTATTACAACGAACAGGACTGGTTTCCGGTATTCACCATTGACCGCATCACCATGCGCAATAAGCCGATTTATCACAGCACCTATACCGGCAAACCGCCAGACGAGCCTGCCGTCCTGGGCGTGGCGCTCAATGAAGTATTTGTACCACTGCTGCAAAAACAGCTCCCCGAGATTGTTGACTTCTATCTGCCGCCCGAAGGCTGCAGCTATCGCCTGGCAGTCGTCTCCATCCGCAAGCAATACGCGGGCCACGCCAAGCGTGTCATGTTCGGCGTATGGAGTATCCTGCGCCAGTTCATGTATACCAAATTCATTGTTGTTGTCGATGATGATATCGACGCGCGCGACTGGAAGGAAGTGATCTGGGCCATGACCACGCGTATGGATCCGGTGCGCGATACGGTACTGGTGGAAAACACGCCAATCGATTATCTGGACTTTGCTTCACCCGAGTCCGGACTGGGCGGAAAGATGGGCATGGATGCCACCAACAAATGGCCGGGGGAAACGCATCGCGAATGGGGAACGCCCATTGCCATGGATCAGGACGTCAGGCTCAGGATCGACGCTCTGTGGCAGGATCTTGGTCTTGATACGTAA
- a CDS encoding pyridoxal phosphate-dependent aminotransferase — translation MTRFAHRIDQALTFHAIEVTKAAQQLREQGRDIISLGIGEPDFTAPPIVVDTLARAAQAGLSGYSPALGIMPLRSAIADYYKSHWGAEVDPERIIITAGASGALSLACMTLLNPGDEILMPDPAYPANSNFILCSGATPRLVPCTAQERFQLSADKIADHWTDKTRGVLIASPSNPTGTSIEREELVRIIQTVRERGGVVIMDEIYLGLCYDRVPRSALTLDPQIVVINSFSKYFNMTGWRLGWMVVPEAMVGPVEKLAASLNICPPTLAQHAAISCFTEEALAIYEHRRLAFMERRDFLLPAFEKLGIHVPVKPDGAFYIYADISQHGMTSDQFAHKLLHEAGVAVVPGLDFGPAYAQKMIRVSYATALDRLRETIDRLQKIL, via the coding sequence ATGACCCGTTTTGCCCACCGAATTGACCAGGCTCTTACTTTTCACGCAATCGAGGTCACCAAGGCCGCCCAGCAACTGCGTGAACAAGGCCGGGATATTATCAGCCTTGGTATCGGGGAACCCGATTTTACGGCACCTCCCATCGTGGTCGATACGCTGGCCAGAGCGGCGCAAGCGGGCTTGAGCGGCTACAGTCCGGCCCTGGGCATCATGCCACTGCGCTCTGCCATTGCCGATTATTACAAAAGTCATTGGGGCGCGGAAGTGGACCCGGAGCGGATCATCATTACCGCAGGTGCTTCCGGCGCGCTATCGCTGGCCTGCATGACGCTACTCAATCCCGGTGACGAAATACTGATGCCGGATCCGGCCTATCCGGCCAATTCGAATTTCATCCTGTGCTCGGGAGCCACGCCGCGGCTGGTGCCCTGCACGGCGCAAGAACGCTTTCAGCTGTCGGCAGACAAGATCGCCGACCATTGGACTGATAAAACCCGAGGCGTGCTCATTGCCTCGCCCAGCAATCCGACCGGCACCTCCATCGAACGCGAGGAACTGGTCCGGATCATCCAGACCGTCAGGGAACGCGGCGGCGTGGTCATCATGGACGAAATCTATCTTGGCCTGTGCTATGACCGGGTACCGCGATCTGCGCTGACCCTGGATCCACAGATTGTCGTCATCAACAGTTTTTCCAAGTACTTTAATATGACCGGCTGGCGACTGGGCTGGATGGTTGTGCCCGAAGCCATGGTCGGGCCGGTCGAAAAACTCGCCGCCAGCCTGAACATTTGCCCGCCCACCCTCGCCCAGCACGCGGCCATTTCATGTTTTACCGAAGAGGCGCTGGCCATTTACGAGCACCGCCGTCTGGCTTTCATGGAGCGGCGCGACTTTCTGTTGCCGGCATTCGAGAAACTCGGTATCCATGTGCCGGTCAAGCCCGACGGCGCATTTTATATTTATGCCGATATCAGCCAGCACGGCATGACCAGCGATCAGTTCGCCCACAAACTGTTGCACGAAGCCGGTGTTGCGGTTGTTCCCGGGCTCGATTTCGGCCCTGCCTATGCGCAAAAAATGATCCGCGTCTCATACGCGACTGCGCTGGACAGGCTGCGCGAAACCATTGACCGGCTGCAAAAGATTCTGTAG
- a CDS encoding patatin-like phospholipase family protein translates to MNDPSLSGIIDAASSPQTALVLTGGGARAAYQVGALQAVLAILDPNKSARFRNPFPIVCGSSAGAINATAYACRAAHPHAALKRLEKIWRSLHTGNVYRSDPVGVFGNGMRWLGMLMFGWALQGLRDNAPKSLLDNRPLAKLLCRSIDFPNLQRNLQNGHLHGLAITASSYTSGNHLTFYQSSGPLDAWKGRRRYAIAEPIALDHLMASSAIPFVFPAARLALGEKQEWCGDGSMRQLAPISPAIHLGADRVLVISTSAHGDAPVEEDPVHQSDQYPTLAQIGGHALSDIFIDGLSIDLERISRINTLLESVPPGVQLNTGVKKIDVLTISPSKSIDEIALKHLNFMPKSVRAFLRVLGVSGRPEKESGGLLASFLLFESAFTGELIELAFNDVMARQEEIKAFFLWRGQ, encoded by the coding sequence ATGAACGATCCGTCCCTGTCTGGCATCATTGACGCCGCTTCCAGTCCCCAGACGGCCCTGGTCCTGACCGGGGGCGGAGCGCGGGCAGCCTACCAGGTGGGGGCACTGCAGGCTGTCCTGGCGATTCTCGATCCCAACAAGTCTGCACGCTTCAGAAATCCGTTTCCCATTGTTTGCGGCTCGTCAGCCGGCGCAATCAATGCGACCGCCTATGCCTGTCGTGCCGCACATCCGCACGCGGCGCTCAAGCGGCTTGAAAAAATCTGGCGCAGCCTGCATACAGGCAATGTTTATCGTTCCGACCCGGTGGGCGTGTTTGGTAACGGCATGCGCTGGCTGGGCATGCTGATGTTCGGCTGGGCGCTGCAGGGGCTGCGCGATAATGCGCCCAAGTCGCTGCTGGATAATCGTCCGCTGGCCAAACTGCTATGCAGAAGCATTGACTTTCCCAATTTGCAGCGCAATTTACAAAACGGTCATTTGCATGGGTTGGCCATTACGGCGTCCAGCTATACCAGTGGCAATCATCTGACGTTCTACCAGTCCAGCGGTCCGCTCGATGCCTGGAAGGGACGCCGTCGCTATGCCATTGCCGAACCCATCGCGCTGGACCATCTGATGGCGTCCAGTGCGATACCGTTCGTGTTCCCGGCGGCTCGCCTGGCGCTGGGAGAAAAGCAAGAGTGGTGTGGCGATGGTTCCATGCGCCAGCTGGCGCCCATCAGCCCGGCTATTCATTTAGGGGCCGACAGGGTACTGGTCATTAGTACCAGTGCCCATGGCGATGCGCCGGTAGAAGAGGATCCGGTGCATCAAAGCGATCAATATCCGACGCTGGCGCAAATTGGCGGTCATGCCTTGTCAGACATCTTCATCGATGGCTTGTCCATCGATCTGGAGCGCATCAGTCGTATCAATACGCTACTCGAATCTGTACCACCTGGTGTACAGTTAAACACAGGTGTAAAAAAAATTGATGTTTTAACGATAAGTCCGAGTAAATCTATTGACGAAATTGCCCTGAAGCATTTAAATTTCATGCCTAAGTCGGTTCGGGCCTTTTTACGGGTATTGGGCGTTTCCGGACGACCCGAAAAAGAGTCAGGCGGATTGCTTGCCTCATTCCTGCTCTTTGAATCAGCCTTCACGGGTGAGCTGATTGAACTGGCCTTTAATGACGTGATGGCACGTCAGGAAGAAATCAAAGCGTTTTTTTTATGGAGAGGTCAATGA
- the gap gene encoding type I glyceraldehyde-3-phosphate dehydrogenase, which yields MTIRVAINGYGRIGRNVLRAHYEGGKKHDIEIVAINDLGDPKTNAHLTQYDTAHGRFPGTVAVDGDYMVINGDKIRVLANRNPAELPWGELNVDVVMECTGFFTSKEKASAHLKGGAKKVIISAPGGKDVDATIVYGVNHQVLKASDTVISNASCTTNCLVPLVQPLHEALGVENGLMTTIHAYTNDQVLTDVYHEDLRRARSATMSMIPTKTGAAAAVGLVLPELNGKLDGYSVRVPTINVSLVDLSFVAKRDTTVEEVNAILKKASEGSLKGILDYNEAPLVSVDFNHNPASSTFDATQTKVSGKLVKVASWYDNEWGFSNRMLDTTVALMSAK from the coding sequence ATGACCATTCGTGTTGCAATTAACGGCTACGGCCGCATCGGCCGTAATGTACTGCGTGCTCACTATGAAGGTGGCAAAAAGCATGATATTGAAATCGTCGCGATCAATGATCTGGGCGATCCCAAAACCAATGCCCACCTGACTCAGTATGACACTGCACATGGCCGCTTCCCTGGTACTGTCGCCGTCGATGGTGATTACATGGTAATCAATGGTGACAAGATCCGTGTCCTTGCTAACCGCAATCCGGCAGAACTGCCATGGGGCGAGCTGAACGTTGACGTCGTCATGGAATGTACAGGCTTTTTCACCTCCAAGGAAAAAGCCAGCGCCCACCTCAAAGGCGGCGCCAAGAAGGTCATTATTTCCGCTCCGGGCGGCAAAGACGTGGACGCCACCATTGTTTACGGTGTCAACCACCAAGTGCTCAAGGCAAGCGACACCGTCATTTCCAATGCCTCATGCACCACCAACTGCCTGGTTCCGCTGGTGCAGCCGCTGCATGAAGCGCTGGGTGTGGAAAATGGCCTGATGACAACCATTCATGCCTACACCAATGACCAGGTGCTGACTGACGTTTATCACGAAGACCTGCGTCGTGCCCGTTCCGCCACCATGAGCATGATCCCCACCAAAACCGGTGCGGCCGCTGCGGTAGGTCTGGTTCTGCCTGAACTGAACGGCAAGCTGGATGGCTATTCGGTCCGCGTTCCGACAATCAACGTATCTCTTGTCGATCTGTCTTTTGTTGCCAAACGCGATACGACAGTTGAAGAGGTCAATGCCATTCTGAAAAAAGCCTCGGAAGGTTCGCTCAAAGGCATCCTGGATTACAACGAAGCCCCGCTGGTCTCAGTAGACTTCAACCACAATCCGGCTTCAAGCACGTTTGATGCGACACAAACCAAAGTATCTGGAAAACTGGTCAAAGTGGCGTCCTGGTACGACAACGAGTGGGGTTTCTCCAATCGTATGCTCGATACCACGGTAGCTTTGATGTCTGCCAAGTAA
- a CDS encoding DUF883 family protein — MASKSSLEQSQEQLLNNLRASIAEAEGMLKEASEVGGDKASELRDRAVSALHKATGSFKDVQERAVEQSKQAVKVTDDYVHDNPWRTVGFAALAGVLLGVIIGRK; from the coding sequence ATGGCTAGTAAATCAAGTCTCGAACAATCTCAGGAACAGCTGTTGAACAATCTGCGCGCCAGTATTGCTGAAGCGGAAGGCATGCTCAAGGAAGCGTCCGAAGTCGGCGGCGACAAAGCCAGCGAATTGCGTGATCGCGCTGTGAGTGCCCTGCACAAAGCAACCGGCTCATTCAAGGATGTGCAGGAACGCGCGGTAGAACAAAGCAAGCAGGCAGTCAAAGTGACAGACGACTATGTGCATGATAATCCATGGCGTACGGTCGGCTTTGCTGCGCTTGCAGGCGTCCTGCTGGGTGTCATCATCGGCCGCAAGTAA
- a CDS encoding lytic transglycosylase domain-containing protein — MNSATTRPVASRYFGSVYRTVLDIIHLMVSYLGIAVLVAVLAAALLPAIRDQIRVIHQASLNALMPDSTVMSDKDLLTIFNSPHVRTGDLVPPPAASPEQQHNAALTRELDYTDEGFFANLGISDSQFTVPGLSNSQALALREYVARKFRIARNVTGALIRVVYSVAEKQQLDPILMLGVIAIESRYNPFAESHVGAQGLMQVMPKVHAEKFDVFHGGVLSALNPVANIQVGAKILHDCIARRGSVDRGLGCYVGAIGPNDGGYAEKVQAERRRIALESGIALKRNLGKYQ; from the coding sequence ATGAATTCTGCGACAACCCGTCCTGTTGCTTCCCGTTATTTCGGCTCCGTCTATCGGACTGTGCTCGATATTATCCATCTGATGGTCTCCTATCTGGGGATCGCCGTGCTTGTTGCCGTGCTGGCGGCAGCGCTTTTGCCAGCCATCCGCGACCAGATCAGAGTCATTCACCAGGCATCGTTGAATGCGCTGATGCCCGACAGCACGGTCATGTCCGATAAGGACCTGCTGACCATCTTCAATTCGCCCCATGTGCGCACCGGCGACTTGGTGCCGCCGCCGGCGGCATCACCGGAGCAGCAGCATAACGCGGCGCTGACCAGAGAGCTCGATTACACGGACGAGGGCTTTTTTGCCAATCTTGGGATTTCAGACAGCCAGTTCACCGTTCCAGGCCTGAGCAACAGTCAGGCGCTGGCGTTGCGCGAGTATGTTGCGCGCAAGTTCAGAATCGCCCGCAACGTGACCGGCGCGCTGATCCGTGTGGTCTATTCGGTCGCCGAAAAGCAGCAGCTGGATCCGATCCTAATGCTGGGCGTCATCGCAATCGAGTCACGCTACAATCCATTCGCCGAAAGCCATGTGGGTGCGCAGGGATTGATGCAGGTGATGCCCAAGGTGCATGCCGAGAAATTCGATGTGTTTCATGGCGGCGTATTGTCCGCGCTCAATCCCGTAGCCAACATTCAGGTGGGCGCAAAAATTCTTCACGATTGCATCGCGCGACGCGGTTCCGTGGATCGGGGGCTGGGCTGCTACGTGGGTGCCATTGGCCCCAATGATGGCGGCTATGCCGAAAAGGTGCAGGCAGAGCGGCGTCGCATCGCGCTGGAATCGGGCATTGCGCTCAAGCGTAACCTGGGCAAATATCAATAG
- a CDS encoding phage holin family protein yields the protein MSVKQNLRAVSGGFTALVKTRLELLSLELTEEKDRLLSVLLFGAIGLLFLHLALTVVAVLVGLFFWGTEYRYIALAVLVLVYALVGLGCLLLMKKHLGLATTPFAATIDALRDDAQALRGRHVPAATGANKGAGDE from the coding sequence ATGTCAGTCAAACAGAATCTGCGTGCAGTCAGTGGCGGTTTTACCGCGCTGGTAAAAACACGCCTGGAACTGCTGTCTCTGGAACTGACGGAAGAAAAGGACCGGCTTTTGTCGGTTCTTTTGTTCGGTGCTATTGGCTTGCTGTTTCTGCATCTGGCGCTCACTGTCGTGGCGGTGCTGGTCGGGCTGTTTTTCTGGGGTACCGAATATCGTTACATCGCCCTGGCCGTCCTGGTGCTGGTTTATGCCTTGGTTGGTCTTGGCTGTCTGCTTTTGATGAAAAAGCATCTGGGGCTGGCGACAACGCCTTTTGCTGCAACCATTGATGCCCTGCGGGACGATGCGCAGGCCCTGCGTGGGCGTCATGTGCCGGCCGCTACGGGCGCTAATAAAGGAGCCGGCGATGAATGA
- a CDS encoding 16S rRNA (uracil(1498)-N(3))-methyltransferase: MHTLPRFYCPIPLLAHTRVTLPDAAAHHASRALRLREGDAIVLFNGDGTQFPAQLRFEQGRAMADLGPQQHTGTELPGRIGLVQGLPSGDKMDWIIEKAAELGISDVFPISAQRSIVQLSGNRLEKRQLHWQRIAESASEQSGRNCIVQVHPLQTLSAYLQQANGTLAYLCHPQGERSLLQALATLSQASSTAASNTPESSLNSGTTPPDPLAFRLLIGPEGGWSPQELHTVQATGIEAVTFGPRILRTETAGLAMTAAAIATLGWL, from the coding sequence ATGCATACCCTACCCCGCTTCTATTGTCCGATACCGCTGCTGGCGCACACCCGTGTTACCCTGCCCGATGCCGCTGCACATCACGCTTCCCGTGCCCTGCGACTGCGCGAAGGCGATGCGATCGTACTCTTCAATGGCGATGGCACCCAATTTCCGGCACAACTGCGCTTTGAACAGGGACGCGCCATGGCCGATCTGGGCCCGCAACAGCATACCGGCACCGAGCTGCCAGGCAGAATCGGCCTGGTGCAAGGCCTGCCGTCGGGCGACAAAATGGACTGGATTATAGAGAAAGCAGCGGAACTGGGGATATCTGATGTGTTTCCAATCAGCGCGCAGCGCAGTATTGTGCAACTGTCGGGCAACCGGCTGGAAAAACGCCAGCTGCACTGGCAACGCATTGCGGAATCAGCCAGCGAGCAATCGGGTCGCAACTGTATTGTGCAGGTGCATCCGCTGCAGACGTTAAGCGCATATTTGCAACAGGCCAACGGGACGCTTGCCTATTTATGCCACCCCCAGGGCGAGCGTTCGCTTTTACAGGCACTGGCCACGCTGTCACAGGCCTCTTCAACGGCAGCGTCCAATACGCCGGAATCAAGCTTGAATTCGGGTACCACACCGCCAGACCCGCTCGCATTTCGTCTACTGATCGGGCCGGAAGGCGGGTGGTCGCCACAGGAACTTCACACCGTGCAAGCGACCGGCATCGAGGCCGTCACATTTGGCCCGCGCATTTTAAGAACGGAAACCGCCGGCCTTGCCATGACCGCAGCAGCCATCGCCACGCTTGGCTGGTTGTAG
- a CDS encoding barstar family protein produces MNKKTVTPLKAVLETGGAIKEKSIGLDELKAHAEKAGLAYFEADCDKARSCSAVLRAIAKAVDYPVFFGSNMDALLDCLGETLLEQKGGMVLALRRLHSEDDSLLEHIDALKGVLNDTVEYGDDNGRVFSYLVEHAGKHEAPEPGRAPRPYAQSD; encoded by the coding sequence ATGAATAAAAAAACAGTTACCCCACTGAAAGCTGTCCTGGAAACGGGTGGCGCCATAAAAGAAAAAAGCATTGGTCTTGATGAACTCAAAGCGCATGCTGAAAAAGCAGGCCTGGCCTATTTCGAGGCCGATTGCGACAAGGCACGCAGTTGCTCGGCCGTGCTACGTGCTATTGCCAAGGCAGTAGACTATCCGGTGTTTTTTGGCAGCAATATGGATGCCTTGCTCGACTGCCTGGGCGAGACACTGCTTGAGCAGAAAGGCGGAATGGTGCTCGCATTGCGCCGTCTGCATTCAGAAGACGATTCACTCCTTGAGCATATCGATGCGCTCAAAGGTGTACTTAACGATACCGTGGAATATGGCGACGATAATGGTCGCGTCTTTTCCTACTTGGTAGAGCACGCAGGCAAGCATGAAGCGCCCGAGCCAGGGCGTGCTCCCAGGCCTTACGCGCAAAGCGATTAA
- a CDS encoding NUDIX hydrolase, which yields MLSDYLWNLRAKIGNELIQMPYVAAVILNADDQILLQEKEGSQGWSLPAGVIELAESPQEALARQVRQETGLELLSAQLLDVFGGKAFRYIYPNGDEVEYTVIVFYCVTEGQPGPQDGQKGTLRYFSRSQMPTLALPYPKEVLFRHSAAAHPSA from the coding sequence ATGCTATCTGATTATTTATGGAACCTGCGGGCAAAAATCGGCAATGAACTTATCCAGATGCCTTATGTGGCTGCCGTTATTCTGAATGCGGATGACCAGATCCTGTTGCAGGAAAAAGAGGGGTCTCAAGGGTGGAGCCTGCCGGCAGGTGTTATCGAGCTGGCAGAGTCGCCGCAGGAAGCGCTGGCCAGACAAGTCAGGCAGGAGACAGGGCTTGAGCTGCTTTCGGCGCAGCTGCTGGACGTGTTCGGCGGCAAGGCGTTTCGTTATATATACCCCAATGGCGATGAGGTGGAATACACCGTCATTGTGTTTTATTGTGTGACAGAGGGCCAGCCAGGACCGCAGGATGGGCAGAAGGGCACATTGCGCTATTTTTCGAGATCGCAAATGCCCACACTCGCTTTGCCATATCCTAAAGAAGTGCTGTTTCGCCATAGTGCTGCGGCACACCCGTCAGCCTGA